A genomic segment from Streptomyces sp. NBC_00459 encodes:
- the fabI gene encoding enoyl-ACP reductase FabI: MSGILKGKRVLISGVLMESSIAFHAAKLAQEQGAEIILTAFPRPTLTERIAKKLPKPTKVLELDVTNEEHLGRLADLVGAELGGLDGVVHSIGFAPQDALGGNFLNTPFESVATAMHVSAYSLKSLTMACLPLMQNGGSVVGLTFDAQYAWPQYDWMGPAKAALEATSRYVARDLGKQNIRCNLISAGPLASMAAKSIPGFGELAAVWDNRSPLEWDLKDPEPAGRGIVALLSDWFPKTTGEIIHVDGGLHAIGA; the protein is encoded by the coding sequence ATGAGCGGAATTCTCAAGGGCAAGCGCGTCCTGATCTCCGGTGTGCTGATGGAGTCCTCCATCGCCTTCCACGCCGCCAAGCTGGCCCAGGAGCAGGGCGCCGAGATCATCCTGACCGCGTTCCCGCGGCCCACGCTGACCGAGCGCATCGCCAAGAAGCTCCCCAAGCCCACCAAGGTCCTGGAGCTCGACGTCACGAACGAGGAGCACCTGGGCCGCCTGGCCGACCTCGTCGGCGCGGAGCTCGGCGGCCTCGACGGCGTCGTCCACTCCATCGGTTTCGCCCCGCAGGACGCCCTCGGCGGCAACTTCCTCAACACCCCGTTCGAGTCCGTGGCGACCGCCATGCACGTCTCGGCGTACTCCCTGAAGTCGCTCACCATGGCCTGCCTGCCGCTGATGCAGAACGGCGGCTCGGTCGTCGGCCTCACCTTCGACGCCCAGTACGCCTGGCCGCAGTACGACTGGATGGGCCCGGCCAAGGCCGCCCTGGAGGCCACCAGCCGCTACGTGGCGCGCGACCTGGGCAAGCAGAACATCCGCTGCAACCTCATCTCCGCGGGTCCGCTCGCCTCGATGGCCGCCAAGTCCATCCCGGGCTTCGGTGAGCTGGCCGCCGTGTGGGACAACCGCTCCCCGCTGGAGTGGGACCTCAAGGACCCGGAGCCGGCCGGCCGCGGCATCGTCGCCCTGCTGAGCGACTGGTTCCCGAAGACCACCGGCGAGATCATCCACGTGGACGGCGGGCTGCACGCGATCGGCGCGTGA
- the fabG gene encoding 3-oxoacyl-[acyl-carrier-protein] reductase, with product MSRSVLVTGGNRGIGLAIARAFADAGDKVAITYRSGEPPAGFLAVKCDITDTEQVEQAYKEIEAEHGPVEVLVANAGVTKDQLLMRMSEDDFTSVLDTNLTGTFRVVKRANRGMLRAKKGRVVLISSVVGLYGSPGQANYAASKAGLVGFARSLARELGSRNITFNVVAPGFVDTDMTKVLTDEQRAGIVAQVPLGRYAQPEEIAATVRFLASDDASYITGAVIPVDGGLGMGH from the coding sequence TTGAGCCGCTCGGTTCTCGTCACCGGAGGCAACCGGGGCATCGGCCTCGCCATCGCCCGCGCGTTCGCCGATGCCGGCGACAAGGTCGCCATCACATACCGTTCCGGTGAGCCACCGGCAGGCTTCCTCGCCGTCAAGTGCGACATCACCGACACCGAGCAGGTGGAGCAGGCCTACAAGGAGATCGAGGCCGAGCACGGCCCGGTCGAGGTCCTCGTCGCCAACGCCGGTGTCACCAAGGACCAGCTCCTGATGCGCATGTCCGAGGACGACTTCACGTCCGTCCTCGACACCAACCTCACCGGCACCTTCCGCGTCGTCAAGCGGGCCAACCGCGGGATGCTGCGCGCCAAGAAGGGCCGCGTCGTCCTGATCTCGTCGGTCGTCGGGCTGTACGGCTCGCCGGGGCAGGCGAACTACGCCGCCTCCAAGGCCGGCCTGGTCGGGTTCGCCCGCTCCCTCGCCCGTGAGCTGGGCTCGCGCAACATCACCTTCAACGTGGTCGCACCCGGCTTCGTCGACACCGACATGACCAAGGTCCTCACCGACGAGCAGCGCGCGGGCATCGTCGCCCAGGTGCCGCTCGGCCGGTACGCGCAGCCGGAGGAGATCGCCGCAACGGTGCGGTTCCTCGCCTCGGACGACGCCTCGTACATCACTGGAGCCGTCATCCCCGTTGACGGCGGACTGGGAATGGGTCACTGA
- a CDS encoding TldD/PmbA family protein, with the protein MAHEIDPSFLALPLRALADAALARARALGADHADFRFERVRSASWRLRDAKPSGSSDTTDLGYAVRVVHGGTWGFASGVDLSMDAAAKVASQAVAMAKLSAQVIKAAGSDERVELADEPVHADRTWVSSYEIDPFTVPDEEKAGLLAEWSARLLAANGVNHVDASLLTVHENKFYADTAGTVTTQQRVRLHPQFTAVSVDESSGEFDSMRTIAPPVGRGWEYLTGRGWDWDSELEQIPELLAEKMRAPSVEAGLYDLVVDPSNLWLTIHESIGHATELDRALGYEAAYAGTSFATFDQLGKLRYGSELMNVTGDRTAEHGLATIGYDDEGVAGQSWDLVKGGTLVGYQLDRRIAKLTGFERSNGCAYADSPGHVPVQRMANVSLQPDPGGLATEDLIGGVDRGIYVVGDRSWSIDMQRYNFQFTGQRFFKIENGRITGQLRDVAYQATTTDFWGSMAAVGGPQTYVLGGAFNCGKAQPGQVAAVSHGCPSALFKGVNILNTTQEAGR; encoded by the coding sequence GTGGCCCATGAAATCGATCCGTCGTTCCTCGCGTTGCCCTTGCGGGCCCTCGCCGATGCCGCCCTGGCACGCGCGCGTGCGCTGGGTGCCGACCACGCGGACTTCCGCTTCGAGCGGGTGCGCAGCGCGTCCTGGCGGCTGCGGGACGCCAAGCCGTCGGGATCGTCGGACACCACGGACCTGGGGTACGCGGTGCGGGTGGTGCACGGCGGAACCTGGGGGTTCGCGTCGGGCGTGGACCTCAGCATGGACGCCGCCGCGAAGGTCGCCTCGCAGGCCGTGGCCATGGCGAAGCTCTCCGCCCAGGTGATCAAGGCTGCGGGGTCCGACGAGCGCGTGGAGCTGGCCGACGAGCCGGTGCACGCCGACAGGACGTGGGTCTCGTCCTACGAGATCGATCCGTTCACCGTGCCCGACGAGGAGAAGGCGGGCCTGCTGGCCGAGTGGAGCGCGCGGCTGCTCGCGGCGAACGGGGTCAACCACGTCGACGCCTCGCTGCTCACGGTGCACGAGAACAAGTTCTACGCCGACACCGCGGGGACCGTCACCACCCAGCAGCGGGTGCGGCTGCACCCGCAGTTCACCGCTGTCTCGGTCGACGAGTCGAGCGGCGAGTTCGACTCGATGCGGACCATCGCGCCGCCCGTCGGGCGCGGCTGGGAGTACCTCACGGGGCGGGGCTGGGACTGGGATTCCGAACTCGAACAGATCCCTGAGCTGCTCGCCGAGAAGATGCGGGCGCCGAGCGTCGAGGCCGGGCTGTACGACCTGGTCGTCGACCCGTCCAACCTGTGGCTGACCATCCACGAGTCCATCGGCCACGCCACCGAGCTGGACCGGGCCCTCGGCTACGAGGCGGCGTACGCGGGCACGTCCTTCGCCACCTTCGACCAGCTCGGCAAGCTCAGGTACGGCTCCGAGCTGATGAACGTGACCGGCGACCGCACCGCCGAACACGGTCTGGCGACCATCGGCTACGACGACGAGGGCGTCGCCGGCCAGTCGTGGGACCTGGTCAAGGGCGGCACCCTCGTGGGGTACCAGCTGGACCGGCGGATCGCGAAGCTGACCGGGTTCGAGCGGTCCAACGGGTGCGCGTACGCCGACTCGCCCGGGCATGTGCCCGTGCAGCGGATGGCCAACGTGTCGTTGCAGCCGGATCCGGGCGGCCTTGCGACCGAGGATCTCATCGGCGGGGTCGACCGCGGGATCTACGTCGTCGGGGACCGGTCCTGGTCCATCGACATGCAGCGCTACAACTTCCAGTTCACCGGGCAGCGGTTCTTCAAGATCGAGAACGGGCGGATCACCGGGCAGCTGCGGGACGTGGCCTACCAGGCGACGACCACCGACTTCTGGGGCTCCATGGCAGCCGTCGGCGGTCCGCAGACGTATGTCCTGGGTGGTGCCTTCAACTGCGGCAAGGCCCAGCCGGGACAGGTCGCGGCCGTGTCCCACGGATGCCCGTCGGCCCTCTTCAAGGGCGTCAACATTCTGAACACCACGCAGGAGGCCGGTCGATGA
- a CDS encoding metallopeptidase TldD-related protein: protein MSARLIKPHEIVERALELSRADGCVVIADEESTANLRWAGNALTTNGVTRGRTLTVVATVAGKQGTASGVVSRAAVTADELEPLVRAAEAAARGAGPAEDAQALVGGVPESPDFTDAPAETSSAVFADFAPALGEAFARARAGGRELYGFANHELVSSYVGTSTGLRLRHDQPNGTLELNAKSPDRTRSAWAGRSTRDFKDVDPAALDAELAVRLGWAERRIELPAGRYETLLPPTAVADLLIYQMWSASARDAAEGRTVFSKPGGGTRIGERLTELPLTLRSDPNEPGLEASPFLLAHSSGDDQSVFDNGLPLSATEWIREGELNRLITSRHTAGLTGLPVSPAIGNIVLDGGEDKSLEEMVANTERGLLLTCLWYIREVDPATLLLTGLTRDGVYLIENGEVGGEVNNFRFNESPVNLLGRAVEAGRTEKTLPREWSDWFTRAAMPALRVPDFNMSSVSQGV, encoded by the coding sequence ATGAGCGCCCGTTTGATCAAGCCGCACGAGATCGTCGAGCGGGCCCTCGAACTGTCCCGGGCCGACGGGTGTGTCGTCATCGCCGACGAGGAGTCGACCGCCAACCTGCGCTGGGCGGGCAACGCCCTCACCACCAACGGGGTCACCCGCGGGCGCACGCTCACGGTCGTCGCCACCGTCGCCGGCAAGCAGGGCACGGCCTCCGGCGTCGTCTCCCGCGCTGCCGTCACCGCCGACGAACTGGAGCCGCTGGTACGGGCCGCCGAGGCCGCCGCGCGCGGTGCCGGGCCCGCGGAGGACGCCCAGGCGCTGGTCGGGGGTGTACCGGAGTCCCCGGACTTCACGGACGCGCCCGCCGAGACCTCGTCCGCGGTGTTCGCCGACTTCGCGCCGGCGCTCGGCGAGGCGTTCGCACGCGCGCGTGCGGGCGGCCGGGAGCTGTACGGCTTCGCCAACCACGAACTGGTGTCGAGCTATGTGGGTACGTCGACGGGGCTGCGCCTGCGTCATGACCAGCCCAACGGGACGCTGGAGCTGAACGCCAAGTCCCCGGACCGTACGCGTTCGGCGTGGGCCGGGCGGTCGACGCGGGACTTCAAGGACGTCGATCCGGCCGCCCTCGACGCCGAACTGGCCGTACGTCTCGGCTGGGCGGAGCGGCGGATCGAACTGCCCGCCGGGCGGTACGAGACGCTGCTGCCGCCGACCGCCGTCGCCGACCTGCTGATCTACCAGATGTGGTCGGCGTCCGCGCGGGACGCCGCCGAGGGGCGCACGGTGTTCTCCAAGCCGGGCGGCGGGACACGCATCGGCGAGAGGCTCACCGAGCTGCCGCTGACGCTGCGCAGCGACCCGAACGAGCCGGGCCTGGAGGCCTCCCCCTTCCTGCTCGCCCACTCCTCCGGCGACGACCAGTCGGTGTTCGACAACGGGCTGCCGCTGAGCGCCACGGAGTGGATCCGCGAGGGCGAACTGAACCGGCTGATCACCTCCCGGCACACCGCCGGGCTGACCGGCCTGCCCGTGTCCCCGGCGATCGGCAACATCGTCCTGGACGGGGGCGAGGACAAGTCCCTGGAGGAGATGGTCGCGAACACCGAGCGCGGGCTGCTGCTGACCTGCCTCTGGTACATCCGCGAGGTCGACCCGGCGACCCTGCTGCTGACCGGCCTGACCCGCGACGGGGTGTATCTCATCGAGAACGGCGAGGTCGGCGGGGAGGTCAACAACTTCAGGTTCAACGAGTCGCCGGTGAACCTGCTCGGGCGGGCCGTCGAGGCCGGGCGTACGGAGAAGACGCTGCCCCGGGAGTGGAGCGACTGGTTCACCAGGGCCGCGATGCCGGCTCTGCGGGTGCCGGACTTCAATATGAGCTCTGTCAGTCAGGGCGTATAA
- the tyrS gene encoding tyrosine--tRNA ligase, producing the protein MTDIVDELKWRGLFALSTDEDALRKALADGPVTFYCGFDPTAASLHVGHLVQVLTMRRLQQAGLRPLALVGGATGQIGDPRPTAERTLNDPETVANWVNRLRAQIEPFLSFEGENAAVMVNNLDWTAGLSAIEFLRDIGKHFRVNKMLTKDSVARRLESQEGISYTEFSYQLLQGMDFLELYRRYGCTLQQGGSDQWGNLTAGLDLIHRLEPDAEAHCVATPLMVKADGTKFGKSEGGAIWLDPEMTTPYAFYQFWLNVDDRDISTYMRILSFQSPEELEALEAQTAERPQARAAQRALAEELTRLVHGAEQTAAVIAASKALFGQGELGELDERTLGAALSEVPHIQVAEAGPVIDLFAEVGLVASKSAARRTVKEGGAYVNNAKVTAEDAVPAKEDLLHGRWLVLRRGKKNLAAVEVTG; encoded by the coding sequence GTGACGGACATCGTCGACGAGCTGAAGTGGCGGGGGCTGTTCGCCCTGTCCACTGACGAGGACGCTTTGCGCAAGGCGCTCGCGGACGGTCCCGTCACGTTCTATTGCGGTTTCGACCCGACCGCGGCCAGTCTGCACGTCGGTCACCTGGTGCAGGTGCTCACCATGCGCCGCCTCCAGCAGGCGGGCCTGCGTCCGCTGGCCCTGGTCGGCGGGGCGACCGGTCAGATCGGCGATCCGCGTCCCACCGCGGAGCGCACGCTGAACGACCCGGAGACGGTCGCGAACTGGGTGAACCGGCTCCGCGCCCAGATCGAGCCGTTCCTGTCCTTCGAGGGCGAGAACGCCGCGGTGATGGTGAACAACCTGGACTGGACGGCCGGTCTGTCGGCCATCGAGTTCCTCCGGGACATCGGCAAGCACTTCCGCGTCAACAAGATGCTGACGAAGGACTCGGTCGCCCGGCGGCTGGAGTCCCAGGAAGGCATCAGCTACACGGAGTTCAGCTACCAGCTCCTCCAGGGCATGGACTTCCTGGAGCTGTACCGGAGGTACGGCTGCACGCTCCAGCAGGGCGGCAGCGACCAGTGGGGCAACCTCACGGCAGGCCTCGACCTGATCCACCGCCTGGAGCCCGACGCCGAGGCGCACTGTGTGGCGACGCCGCTGATGGTCAAGGCGGACGGCACCAAGTTCGGCAAGTCCGAGGGCGGCGCCATCTGGCTCGACCCGGAGATGACGACGCCGTACGCGTTCTACCAGTTCTGGCTGAACGTGGACGACCGGGACATCTCGACGTACATGCGCATCCTGTCCTTCCAGTCTCCGGAGGAGCTGGAGGCGCTGGAGGCGCAGACCGCCGAGCGTCCGCAGGCGCGGGCCGCGCAGCGCGCGCTCGCCGAGGAGCTGACGAGGCTGGTGCACGGCGCCGAGCAGACCGCCGCCGTGATCGCCGCGTCCAAGGCCCTTTTCGGCCAGGGCGAGCTGGGTGAGCTGGACGAGCGGACGCTGGGCGCGGCCCTCTCCGAGGTGCCGCACATCCAGGTCGCCGAGGCGGGGCCGGTCATCGACCTGTTCGCCGAGGTCGGACTGGTGGCCAGCAAGTCGGCCGCGCGGCGCACGGTGAAGGAGGGCGGCGCCTACGTGAACAACGCGAAGGTCACCGCCGAGGACGCGGTTCCCGCGAAGGAGGACCTGCTGCACGGGCGGTGGCTGGTACTGCGCCGGGGCAAGAAGAACCTCGCGGCGGTGGAGGTCACCGGCTGA
- a CDS encoding GlsB/YeaQ/YmgE family stress response membrane protein, which yields MGWLWAIIVGFVLGLLAKAIIPGKQHSPLWLTTIFGIIGAVIGNAIARGLGIDETSGIDWGRHALQLAAAVVIVFLGDMAYSMMRGKRQRA from the coding sequence ATGGGCTGGTTGTGGGCGATCATCGTGGGATTCGTGCTGGGTCTGCTGGCCAAGGCGATCATTCCGGGCAAGCAACACAGCCCGCTCTGGCTGACGACCATCTTCGGCATCATCGGTGCCGTCATCGGCAACGCGATCGCACGAGGTCTCGGCATCGACGAGACGAGTGGCATCGACTGGGGCCGGCACGCGCTCCAACTCGCGGCGGCCGTCGTGATCGTGTTCCTGGGCGACATGGCGTACTCGATGATGCGCGGCAAGAGACAGCGGGCCTGA
- a CDS encoding DUF3099 domain-containing protein, translating into MRKRSNSGGAQVFRITGARQGLADDVRARQRRYVISMSVRTVAVVLAAVLWNVERHVAFVALVLGMVLPYISVVIANAGRENAPGLPSTFVTVPVRPMITPPRSEEGFAESAAEDAGGDQGAGMRGNRHEHS; encoded by the coding sequence ATGCGGAAGCGGAGCAACAGCGGTGGCGCCCAGGTCTTCCGGATCACCGGGGCCCGGCAGGGGCTCGCGGACGATGTCCGTGCCAGACAGCGTCGGTACGTCATCTCCATGTCCGTGCGGACGGTGGCCGTGGTCCTCGCGGCGGTGCTCTGGAACGTCGAACGGCACGTCGCGTTCGTGGCGCTGGTACTCGGCATGGTTCTGCCCTACATCTCCGTGGTGATCGCCAACGCGGGCCGCGAGAACGCGCCTGGACTTCCGTCGACGTTCGTGACGGTTCCGGTGCGGCCGATGATCACGCCGCCGCGGTCGGAAGAGGGCTTCGCGGAATCCGCAGCGGAAGACGCCGGGGGCGATCAGGGGGCCGGTATGCGGGGTAATCGGCACGAGCATTCCTGA
- the moaA gene encoding GTP 3',8-cyclase MoaA — MLIDTYGRVATDLRVSLTDRCNLRCTYCMPEEGLQWLAKPDLLTDDEIVRLIDIAVRILGIEEVRFTGGEPLLRPGLVGIVERVAALAPRPQMSLTTNGIGLGRTATALKAAGLDRVNVSLDTLRPDVFRTLTRRDRHKDVIAGLEAAREAGLTPVKVNAVLMPGFNEDEAPDLLAWAVDHDYELRFIEQMPLDAQHGWKREGMVTAGDILTSLRTRFELTEEGTDERGSAPAERWLVDGGPHRVGVIASVTRPFCAACDRTRLTADGQIRNCLFAREETDLRAALRSGAPDEEIARIWREAMWGKKAGAGLDDPTFIQPDRPMSAIGG; from the coding sequence GTGCTCATCGACACCTACGGCCGAGTCGCCACCGATCTGCGCGTCTCCCTGACCGACCGCTGCAACCTGCGGTGCACGTACTGCATGCCCGAGGAGGGCCTGCAGTGGCTGGCCAAGCCGGACCTGCTCACGGACGACGAGATCGTCCGCCTCATAGACATAGCCGTCCGCATCCTGGGCATCGAAGAGGTCCGCTTCACCGGCGGCGAGCCGCTGCTGCGCCCGGGCCTGGTAGGCATCGTGGAGCGGGTGGCCGCCCTGGCCCCGCGCCCCCAGATGTCCCTGACGACGAACGGCATCGGCCTGGGCCGCACGGCGACCGCCCTGAAGGCGGCGGGCCTGGACCGCGTCAACGTCTCCCTGGACACCCTCCGCCCGGACGTCTTCAGGACCCTCACCCGGCGCGACCGCCACAAGGACGTCATCGCGGGCCTGGAAGCCGCCCGCGAGGCCGGCCTGACCCCCGTCAAGGTCAACGCGGTGCTGATGCCGGGCTTCAACGAGGACGAGGCCCCGGACCTCCTCGCCTGGGCGGTCGACCACGACTACGAACTGCGCTTCATCGAGCAGATGCCCCTGGACGCCCAGCACGGCTGGAAGCGCGAGGGCATGGTCACCGCCGGTGACATCCTCACCTCGCTGCGCACCCGCTTCGAGCTGACGGAGGAGGGCACCGACGAACGCGGTTCGGCCCCCGCCGAGCGCTGGCTGGTCGACGGCGGCCCGCACCGAGTCGGCGTCATCGCCTCCGTCACCCGCCCGTTCTGCGCCGCCTGCGACCGCACCCGTCTGACGGCCGACGGCCAGATCCGCAACTGCCTCTTCGCCCGCGAGGAGACGGACCTCCGCGCGGCCCTCCGCTCCGGCGCCCCGGACGAGGAGATCGCCCGCATCTGGCGCGAGGCGATGTGGGGCAAGAAGGCGGGCGCGGGCCTCGACGACCCGACCTTCATCCAGCCGGACAGGCCGATGTCGGCGATCGGGGGCTGA
- a CDS encoding solute symporter family protein, giving the protein MSPVQQSVLAAGEAGEHRPLIISLFAVFVVATLFITVWAGRQTKSAADFYAGGRQFSAFQNGLAVSGDYMSAASFLGIAGAIALFGYDGFLYSIGFLVAWLVALLLVAEPLRNSGRYTMGDVLAYRMRQRPVRTAAGTSTIVVSIFYLLAQMAGAGVLVSLLLGITSDAGKVAIVALVGVLMIVYVSIGGMKGTTWVQMVKAVLLISGTILITFLVLLKFNFNISDLLGTAAERSGKGDAFLEPGLQYGASGTTKLDFISLGIALVLGTAGLPHILIRFYTVPTAKAARKSVNWAIGIIGGFYLMTIALGFGAAALIDQKEITDSNPSGNTAAPLLALHIGGVDSAWGAVLLATISAVAFATILAVVAGLTLASSSSFAHDIYANVIRKGQATEKEEMKAARWSTVFIGIVSIALGALARDLNVAGLVALAFAVAASANLPTILYSLFWKRFTTQGALWSIYGGLIVAVGLVLFSPVVSGDPKAMFPDVDFHWFPLKNPGIISIPFGFLMGWLGTVLSKEEPDTGKYAELEVRSLTGTGAH; this is encoded by the coding sequence ATGAGCCCCGTACAGCAGAGTGTTCTCGCCGCGGGCGAGGCCGGCGAGCATCGGCCACTGATCATCTCCCTGTTCGCGGTGTTCGTCGTCGCGACCCTCTTCATCACCGTCTGGGCGGGCCGCCAGACCAAGAGCGCCGCCGACTTCTACGCCGGTGGGCGTCAGTTCAGCGCCTTCCAGAACGGCCTCGCGGTCTCCGGCGACTACATGTCCGCCGCGTCCTTCCTCGGCATCGCGGGCGCCATCGCCCTCTTCGGGTACGACGGCTTCCTGTACTCCATCGGCTTCCTCGTCGCCTGGCTGGTCGCCCTGCTCCTGGTGGCCGAGCCCCTGCGCAACTCGGGCCGCTACACCATGGGTGACGTCCTCGCGTACCGCATGCGCCAGCGCCCGGTCCGAACCGCCGCCGGCACGTCGACGATCGTCGTCTCGATCTTCTACCTGCTGGCCCAGATGGCCGGTGCGGGCGTCCTCGTCTCGCTCCTCCTCGGCATCACCTCCGACGCGGGCAAGGTCGCCATCGTCGCCCTCGTCGGCGTCCTGATGATCGTGTACGTCTCCATCGGCGGTATGAAGGGCACCACCTGGGTCCAGATGGTCAAGGCCGTGCTGCTCATCAGCGGCACGATCCTCATTACGTTCCTGGTGCTGCTGAAGTTCAACTTCAACATCTCCGATCTGCTCGGCACCGCCGCCGAACGCAGCGGCAAGGGCGATGCCTTCCTGGAGCCCGGCCTCCAGTACGGCGCCAGCGGCACCACCAAGCTGGACTTCATCTCCCTGGGCATCGCCCTGGTCCTCGGCACCGCAGGTCTGCCGCACATCCTGATCCGCTTCTACACGGTGCCCACGGCCAAGGCCGCCCGGAAGTCCGTGAACTGGGCGATCGGCATCATCGGCGGCTTCTACCTGATGACGATCGCGCTCGGCTTCGGCGCCGCCGCACTGATCGACCAGAAAGAGATCACCGACTCCAACCCGTCGGGCAACACGGCCGCGCCACTGCTCGCCCTGCACATCGGCGGCGTCGACTCCGCCTGGGGCGCGGTACTGCTCGCGACGATCTCGGCGGTCGCCTTCGCGACGATCCTCGCCGTCGTCGCCGGTCTCACGCTGGCCTCGTCGTCGTCCTTCGCGCACGACATCTACGCCAACGTCATCCGCAAGGGGCAGGCCACCGAGAAGGAGGAGATGAAGGCGGCCCGCTGGTCCACCGTCTTCATCGGCATCGTCTCCATCGCCCTGGGCGCCCTCGCCCGCGACCTCAACGTGGCCGGCCTGGTCGCACTGGCGTTCGCGGTCGCCGCGTCCGCCAACCTGCCCACGATCCTCTACAGCCTGTTCTGGAAGAGGTTCACCACCCAGGGCGCCCTGTGGTCGATCTACGGCGGCCTGATCGTGGCGGTCGGCCTGGTGCTGTTCTCACCGGTCGTCTCCGGCGACCCGAAGGCGATGTTCCCGGACGTCGACTTCCACTGGTTCCCGCTGAAGAACCCCGGCATCATCTCCATCCCGTTCGGCTTCCTCATGGGCTGGCTCGGCACGGTCCTCTCCAAGGAGGAGCCCGACACCGGCAAGTACGCGGAGCTGGAGGTGCGGTCACTCACGGGCACCGGAGCGCACTAG
- a CDS encoding DUF485 domain-containing protein has translation MATDAPPPSKTERHFPSTEEFVEVQQSAEFGELRRAHRSFAFPLTVGFIAWYLLYVLLSNYAGGFMGTKLVGHINVAFVLGIAQFVTTFLIAWWYARYSSANLDPKGEAIKSRMEGGA, from the coding sequence GTGGCTACCGACGCACCGCCCCCCTCGAAGACAGAGCGCCACTTCCCCTCCACGGAGGAGTTCGTCGAGGTCCAGCAGAGCGCTGAGTTCGGTGAACTGCGCCGTGCCCACCGCTCCTTCGCCTTCCCGCTGACCGTCGGCTTCATCGCCTGGTACCTGCTGTACGTCCTGCTGTCGAACTACGCGGGCGGCTTCATGGGCACCAAGCTCGTCGGCCACATCAACGTCGCCTTCGTGCTGGGCATCGCCCAGTTCGTCACCACGTTCCTCATCGCCTGGTGGTACGCGCGGTACTCCTCCGCGAACCTCGACCCGAAGGGTGAGGCGATCAAGTCCCGGATGGAGGGCGGCGCATGA